From a single Lolium rigidum isolate FL_2022 chromosome 7, APGP_CSIRO_Lrig_0.1, whole genome shotgun sequence genomic region:
- the LOC124670887 gene encoding uncharacterized protein LOC124670887, translating to MGSWLSSPATPDYLRPVPEEWAAGFDFAALCELRDRRGAVRPPRTQQEIDARSILGLANRAIEHYNSNHPGVEYSYLDELSKESEMKASCIGFRRDLWYHVNFSARDANGIRRFFAELRYEQCSGNIIVETCSTLEGPAWCFGRICAFCSDESKILHPSNTEFRCGKEGHEKDFFRERCGIERHEKELFCERCESEGHKKEVFSESDMLKIPFLLGGKLPRYR from the exons ATGGGGTCCTGGCTCTCTTCCCCTGCCACTCCCGATTACCTGCGTCCCGTCCCAGAAGAGTGGGCGGCTGGATTCGACTTCGCCGCGCTATGCGAGCTCAGGGACCGCCGGGGTGCTGTTCGCCCCCCGCGCACACAACA AGAGATCGACGCCCGCTCGATCCTTGGCCTTGCCAACCGGGCCATCGAACATTACAACTCCAACCACCCG GGTGTTGAGTACTCGTATCTTGACGAGCTTTCAAAAGAGTCAGAGATGAAAGCTTCTTGCATTGGTTTTAGGAGAGATCTATGGTACCATGTGAACTTCTCTGCTCGTGATGCCAACGGGATACGCCGCTTCTTCGCTGAGCTACGCTACGAGCAATGTTCCGGCAACATAATCGTCGAAACATGCTCCACTTTAG AAGGGCCAGCTTGGTGCTTCGGacgcatttgtgcattttgttcAGATGAATCCAAGATTTTGCACCCAAGCAACACGGAATTTCGGTGTGGGAAGGAGGGTCATGAAAAAGATTTCTTTCGTGAGAGGTGTGGAATAGAGAGGCATGAAAAAGAACTATTTTGCGAGAGGTGTGAAAGCGAGGGTCACAAAAAAGAAGTCTTCTCCGAGAGCGATATGCTGAAGATACCATTCTTGTTAGGAGGAAAATTACCTCGATATAGATAG
- the LOC124669165 gene encoding uncharacterized protein LOC124669165: MDRTANVVLDIEGLHQQPDKCCSGSPKMARALSRKGSNRMERRVGEEQEPDDLAKKLIIKVVPSQLEQLKLPLAQSKTLVAPQCTASAPVLTESVEGRSKRFSRLTSYHPRRILLFFATLSSLGTMTLIYFTLAINSKPEA, from the exons ATGGACAGGACAGCGAATGTGGTATTGGATATTGAGGGTCTGCATCAACAACCTGATAAATGCTGCTCTGGAAGTCCAAAGATGGCC AGAGCCTTATCACGTAAGGGTTCAAATCGCATGGAGAGGAGAGTCGGCGAAGAGCAGGAGCCAGATGATTTGGCAAAAAAACTTATCATTAAAG TTGTGCCGTCTCAACTGGAGCAGCTTAAGTTGCCACTAGCACAGAGCAAAACTTTGGTTGCTCCGCAATGTACTGCCTCTGCCCCTGTTTTAACTGAATCTGTTGAAGGAAGGAGCAAAAGATTCAGCCGACTCACGTCATACCATCCCCGGAgaattcttctcttctttgcaaccCT GTCGAGCCTTGGGACGATGACACTGATATACTTCACGCTTGCCATCAACAGCAAACCGGAAGCATAG